The nucleotide window GGCGATAATGCTTGCGATGGAACTCGCTATGCCAGCTCCTTTTGCGCCTAAGGCAGGTGCGCCCCAGTGACCTTCAATTAGAAGGAAGTTCAGAAAAACATTGCAAATCATACCGATGAGACCCGCGTTCATGTGCAATCGCGTTTTTCCTAGCCCTGCGTACCAATTACCAATAGCTTCTAGGCCTATCACTGCAAAAGCACCGATAAATCGGTAATACATATAATCTGCTATTTGGAGGCGAACAGACGTTTGATACGCAAAAAGATGCAAAAACCAAGGTAGGGCTGGCAGCAGTGCTATCACTATTAGTCCGGCCTGCGCGCTGAATATCAATCCGTACCAGGCATATCGTGTATTCGTTTGCTTATCATTCCGTCCCGCGAACTGAGCCGAAAAACTTTGCAGAATGAAAGCTGTGCCACAAGGCAGGGTTAGAATTGAAAAAGTATTTACCGATCCCGTGGTTACCGCCGCAAGACCTGCCTCGCCTAACGGGGCACTCATCAATGCATCGGAGAGACCCACTATAGCTTGAGTCGAACGTGCGATGATCATGGGCCAAGCAAGTTTGAGGATCGTGAATAGTAGTGGTGACCGAGTCATAGACGGGATAGGTTCTGTACCGTACAAGCAAAGCCGAGAAAAGGTAAATGGTTTTGCTTTGCAACATGTCTTAGTCGTTGCGTTTTTTAGGCAATTGGTCGCGAATGCCGTGACACGAAATAAAAAAAAGCTATATTGCTAGATATCTGTATTTCAATATTTGAACGCAAATTGCTTTTGCGTTGGTAGTCGTCCAAGCAATGTACGAAGCTTTCTCCTACACCAAATCTACACGTCTGGTTTTTATTGACGTTCTCCGAGGTCTAGCCATTGTATTAATGGCTCTCGACCATACTAGGGAATATTTCGGAGCATTTCCTTTTGATGCCCTTGATCTAACAAAAACCAATTCCGCACTATTTTTTACTCGTTTCATTAGTCATTTATGTGCACCGATTTTTGTTTTTTTATCAGGTGTTAGCGTTTGGCTTTATCGAAAAAAAAGGAAGTTGAATGCAAGGCAGCTTTCTGCGTTTCTATCCAAACGAGGTGCTTGGCTTATCGTTATTGAAGTTACAGTGGTCAATTTTTCCTGGTTCTTTGCGTATCCTCTCCTAGTGCTACAGGTGATATGGGTCATTGGTGTGTCGATGTTGATACTGTCTTTGCTTGTTTTTTGTCCCAGATGGGTTGTTGCAAGTTTTGCGGTACTCTCAATAGCGCTTCATAATTTAGCTGATGGAATCAGTCCTTCAAGTTTAGGTGCCTTCGATTGGCTCTGGATCATACTTCACGTACACGGATCAATTCCCACGCCAGGACTTCCTTTTGCACAAATCGATGTGATTTATCCATTGATTCCGTGGGTAGGTGTTATGGTTGCAGGTTATGTTTTAGCTCCGTTGTTGGTATTCGACGATGGTCGAAAAAATTGGAATTCGTGGTATATGGCAAGCTTCTGCTTAGTTGCTTTTATCCTCCTTCGTGGTTTTCACGGGTACGGTGAACCGGGTTTTTTTCCATCGCATAACGGGAAGTTTTTGGTGGCACGCGGTCCGCTTTACACAACCATGGCGTTTTTGAATACGACTAAATATCCACCTTCCCTTCAATTCCTATTGCTAACACTAGGATTGTTTTTTCTTGCTATCCCTTTGGCTAAGCGCGCACATGGTACTATCGCTGGTACGCTCAGCACGTTGGGTCGTGTGCCTTTCTTTTTCTATGTGCTTCACCTTCCTCTTATTCATTTTTGTTCGATGTTGTGGGTTTATACATCATTCGGACAATGGGACGGACCGCTCTTTACTCATTCCAATTGGCCTGCGGACATCCATGCCAGTCTGTTAAGGGTGTACATTGTGTGGATTGGTATCGTGGTATCGTTGCTCCCACTGTGTACGTGGTACGCACGATTTAAACGTTCCCATAGGTATTGGTGGCTTAGTTATTTGTAGCTGAGACTGGTCCCTTTTAGGTCTCGTTTCGAGTAGAGAGTATGGTTCGGTGGCTGGAAGGCCGTTGCGTTGGTGATGGCTAGACCAAGGAAGGACTACTCGTTCAGGTGAATCGACAATGTGTCTGCCGACATGTATAGGCCTTAGCATAACCAAGCCGAATAGGTCCGGAGAGTGAGTGCTCAGCGGCTCACTGGCCTTTGAGATCAAAGTGCTGAGGTTTTGCGTTCGTCTTTTTCGATGCGGCCGTCGCGCATGTGGACGACGCGAGGCATGCTTGCTGCGAGCTCGCGGTTGTGGGTGACGATGAGGAAGGTGGTGCCGTGCTTTTGTTAAGATCAAAAAAGAGCTTATGCACGGTGTCGCTTGTGGCGGTGTCCAGATTACCCGTGGGCTCATCGGCAAGCACGATATGGGGCTGCATGGTGAGGGCGCGGGCTAGGGCGACGCGCTGTTGCTCGCCACCTGAAAGCTCCGAAGGTCTGTGATTCAAGCGATGGGACATGCCCACGTCGTCTAGCAGGTCCGTTGCGCGCTTTTTTAGCGGGCCTCGAGGGCGTCCAGCAATCAAACCTGGCATCATGACATTTTCTAGGGCATTGAACTCGGGTAGCAGGTGATGAAACTGAAAGACAAAACCGATGCTCCTGTTACGAAACTCCGCTAGCTTTGCGCTCGAGTAGCGCGTGACATCCGTGCCTTGATAAAAGATCTGTCCGGAGCTTGGCAAATCAAGCGTGCCTAAAATATGGAGTAAGGTGCTTTTGCCGGCACCTGAAGGTCCGACCACGGACAGCATCTCGCCTGCATCAACGGAAAGATCCAGGTCTTTGAGAATTTCAAGCTTGAGACCGTCATGCATGAAATGCTTGCTGAGGTGTTCGATGTGTAGCTGTGGGGCGTTTTCGTTCATGGTGAGTTCAAAGTTAGTGTTCGCGAAGCGCATCGACAGGGCGGATGCGACTGGCTAAAATTGCAGGGTAGATGGTGACGAGGATGCATACCACAACCGATGCGATACCGACCAAGAGAAACTCAATGGGGTCGATGTTTACCGGAAGTTTATCGAGATAATACACCTCTGAAAGGTCAACTTGCATGAGTCCGAAGGCACTTAGGGCGGGCAATACAAAATGCTCTGCGAGGAAGCAGATCAAGTAGCCCAGGGACAAACCCATGGCAGCTCCGAATACGCCG belongs to Myxococcales bacterium and includes:
- a CDS encoding DUF1624 domain-containing protein, with product MYEAFSYTKSTRLVFIDVLRGLAIVLMALDHTREYFGAFPFDALDLTKTNSALFFTRFISHLCAPIFVFLSGVSVWLYRKKRKLNARQLSAFLSKRGAWLIVIEVTVVNFSWFFAYPLLVLQVIWVIGVSMLILSLLVFCPRWVVASFAVLSIALHNLADGISPSSLGAFDWLWIILHVHGSIPTPGLPFAQIDVIYPLIPWVGVMVAGYVLAPLLVFDDGRKNWNSWYMASFCLVAFILLRGFHGYGEPGFFPSHNGKFLVARGPLYTTMAFLNTTKYPPSLQFLLLTLGLFFLAIPLAKRAHGTIAGTLSTLGRVPFFFYVLHLPLIHFCSMLWVYTSFGQWDGPLFTHSNWPADIHASLLRVYIVWIGIVVSLLPLCTWYARFKRSHRYWWLSYL